The window CCTCGTCGAAGACCGCGCCGACGTGCGCCGCCTGCTCACCGAACGCCTCGGCTTCTTCGACGATGTCGAACTGGTGCTCGTCGCGCCGAGCGCGGAGCTGTTCTTCGAGCACCTCGCCGAGCTGGACGCCACGGAGGGCGCGGCGCTACCTGAGGTCGTGCTCATGGACATCGAGCTGCCCGGCATCGACGGGATCACAGCCACCATGCGACTCAAGGGCGCGCACCCGGCCATCGAGGTGCTGATGCTGACCGTCTTCGAGGACGAGGAGCGCATCTTCGCGGCCGTGAAGGCTGGGGCTTCGGGCTACCTCCTCAAGGACGCGAGTGCAGGCCGCATCGTGGGCGCGGTGCTGGAGGTGGCCCACGGCGGCGCGCCCGTCTCGCCGCTCGTGGCGAAGAAGCTCCTCGGCTACGTGCGCGGCGACGACGCGGGCGAGGACCTCGGCCTCACCAACCGCGAGCGCGACGTGCTCGACCTCATCGTGGAGGGCCTCATCGAAGACGCCATCGCGGACCGCCTCTCGATCAGCCCACACACGGTCCGCTCGCACATCAAAAACCTGTACGAGAAGCTGCAGGTCCATAGCCGCGCCGAGGTGGTGCGCGTGGCCTACCAGCATCGCCTTATCCGCTGAGGTGACGCCCAC of the Bacteroidota bacterium genome contains:
- a CDS encoding response regulator transcription factor; translated protein: MPVRLALVEDRADVRRLLTERLGFFDDVELVLVAPSAELFFEHLAELDATEGAALPEVVLMDIELPGIDGITATMRLKGAHPAIEVLMLTVFEDEERIFAAVKAGASGYLLKDASAGRIVGAVLEVAHGGAPVSPLVAKKLLGYVRGDDAGEDLGLTNRERDVLDLIVEGLIEDAIADRLSISPHTVRSHIKNLYEKLQVHSRAEVVRVAYQHRLIR